From the genome of Cedecea lapagei, one region includes:
- a CDS encoding FGGY-family carbohydrate kinase, whose product MASYFIGVDVGTGSARAGVFDLNGRMVGQASRAIEIYRPQADFVEQSSDNIWQAVCNAVRDAVNQADINPIQVKGLGFDATCSLVVLDKEGKPLTISPSGRSEQNIIVWMDHRAITQADRINALHHRVLDYVGGIISPEMQTPKLLWLKQHMPNTWSNAGYYFDLPDFLTWRATGDDTRSLCSTVCKWTYMGHEDKWDSSYFRQIGLEDLLEHDAEKIGRYVKTMGEPLGHGLTQRAASEMGLIAGTAVSVSIIDAHAGTLGTLGACGVSGEVADFDRRVALIGGTSTGHMAISKEARFINGVWGPYYSAVLPGYWLNEGGQSATGALIDHIIQSHPCYETLLAQAKAQGQTIYEQLNALLRKMAGEPENIAFLTKEMHILPYFHGNRSPRANPTLTGVISGLKLSRTPEDMALQYLATIQAIALGTRHIIETMNHSGYTIDTIMASGGGTKNPIFVQEHANATGCAMLLPEESEAMLLGSAMMGTVAAGVFDSFPEAMSVMSRIGKTVTPQTNRIKQYYDRKYKVFHEMYLDHMKYRQLMQEEA is encoded by the coding sequence ATGGCGAGTTACTTCATTGGGGTGGATGTAGGGACGGGAAGCGCCCGCGCGGGCGTCTTTGACCTGAATGGCCGGATGGTAGGCCAGGCCAGCCGGGCGATTGAGATATACCGCCCGCAGGCGGACTTCGTCGAGCAGTCATCAGATAATATCTGGCAGGCGGTCTGCAACGCGGTGCGGGACGCGGTTAACCAGGCCGATATTAATCCGATTCAGGTAAAAGGCCTCGGATTCGACGCCACCTGTTCCCTGGTGGTGCTGGATAAAGAAGGCAAGCCGCTGACCATCAGCCCTTCCGGGCGCAGCGAACAGAACATCATTGTGTGGATGGATCACCGCGCCATTACCCAGGCAGACCGCATCAACGCCCTGCACCACCGCGTGCTGGACTACGTGGGCGGAATTATTTCCCCGGAAATGCAGACGCCAAAATTATTGTGGCTCAAGCAGCACATGCCGAATACCTGGTCAAACGCGGGCTACTATTTTGACCTGCCGGACTTCCTGACCTGGCGTGCCACCGGAGATGATACCCGCTCGCTCTGCTCCACCGTCTGTAAATGGACCTATATGGGCCACGAAGACAAATGGGACAGCAGCTACTTCCGCCAGATCGGGCTGGAAGATCTGCTGGAGCACGATGCAGAAAAAATTGGCCGCTACGTGAAAACCATGGGCGAGCCGCTGGGCCACGGGCTGACCCAGCGTGCCGCAAGCGAAATGGGACTGATTGCCGGTACCGCCGTTAGCGTTTCGATTATCGATGCTCATGCGGGCACGCTAGGAACATTGGGCGCCTGCGGCGTTTCCGGCGAAGTTGCCGATTTCGATCGCCGAGTAGCGCTTATCGGCGGCACCTCTACCGGCCATATGGCGATTTCAAAAGAAGCGCGCTTTATTAACGGCGTTTGGGGACCCTACTATTCGGCAGTATTGCCAGGTTACTGGCTTAACGAAGGCGGCCAGTCGGCAACAGGGGCGCTTATCGACCATATTATTCAGTCGCATCCATGCTATGAAACGCTGCTTGCCCAGGCCAAAGCTCAGGGGCAGACAATCTATGAGCAGCTGAACGCCCTGCTGCGCAAGATGGCCGGGGAGCCGGAAAACATCGCCTTCCTGACGAAAGAGATGCACATTCTGCCCTACTTCCACGGTAACCGCTCACCGCGCGCTAACCCGACGTTGACCGGCGTTATCAGCGGGCTGAAGCTTTCCCGCACGCCGGAAGATATGGCCCTGCAGTACCTGGCGACGATTCAGGCCATTGCGCTCGGCACCCGCCATATTATCGAAACCATGAACCACAGCGGCTACACCATCGACACCATTATGGCGAGCGGCGGCGGCACCAAAAACCCCATTTTCGTCCAGGAGCACGCCAACGCCACCGGCTGCGCGATGCTGCTGCCTGAAGAGAGCGAGGCGATGCTGCTGGGCAGCGCGATGATGGGCACCGTGGCCGCAGGCGTATTCGACTCCTTCCCGGAGGCCATGTCGGTCATGAGCCGCATTGGTAAAACGGTCACGCCGCAGACCAACCGCATCAAGCAGTATTACGACCGCAAATATAAAGTGTTCCACGAGATGTACCTCGACCACATGAAATACCGCCAACTGATGCAGGAGGAAGCATGA
- a CDS encoding ABC transporter permease, with protein MKTFARFLPGDAIIRLQCVIIVVVAVAFSLLLGGRFFSLANFQSIGSQLPVLGMLALGMGMTMLTGGINLSIIAGANACSLVMAAIIVSHPDNPLFFALALLAGIAVAVAIGTLNGALVAWVGVSPILATLGTMTLISGLNILLSNGTVISGFPAAIQYLGNATLLGIPVALLLFLLVAVLLWVLLEHTTLGRSLYLVGSNEQATRYSGVNTVRVQISVYVISALLGWVAAILMMAKFNSAKAGYGESYLLVTILASVLGGINPDGGFGRVIGLVLALIVLQMLESGFNLLGISSYLTMALWGAVLILFIALQNRKA; from the coding sequence ATGAAAACCTTCGCCAGATTTTTACCCGGTGACGCCATCATTCGGCTGCAGTGCGTGATTATTGTTGTGGTCGCCGTGGCGTTTTCGCTGCTGCTGGGCGGGCGCTTCTTTAGCCTCGCCAACTTCCAGTCCATCGGCTCTCAGCTGCCTGTTCTCGGCATGCTGGCGCTGGGCATGGGGATGACGATGCTGACCGGCGGGATCAACCTATCGATTATTGCCGGAGCCAACGCCTGTTCGCTGGTGATGGCGGCCATTATTGTAAGCCACCCGGATAACCCGCTGTTCTTCGCGCTGGCGCTTTTGGCTGGTATTGCCGTCGCGGTAGCTATTGGCACGCTAAACGGGGCGCTGGTCGCCTGGGTCGGCGTTTCACCGATCCTTGCCACGCTCGGCACCATGACGCTGATTTCCGGCCTCAATATCCTGCTGTCTAACGGCACGGTAATTTCTGGCTTTCCGGCGGCAATTCAGTACCTGGGCAACGCCACGCTGCTCGGCATTCCGGTCGCGCTGCTGCTGTTCCTGCTGGTTGCAGTTTTACTCTGGGTGCTGCTGGAGCACACCACGCTGGGGCGAAGCCTCTATCTGGTCGGCTCCAATGAACAGGCCACTCGCTACAGCGGCGTTAACACCGTGCGGGTGCAGATATCGGTGTACGTCATTTCCGCGCTGCTCGGCTGGGTGGCTGCCATTTTGATGATGGCCAAGTTCAACTCCGCCAAAGCCGGATACGGCGAGTCTTATCTGCTGGTAACCATCCTTGCCTCGGTGCTGGGCGGCATTAACCCGGACGGCGGTTTTGGCCGCGTCATAGGGCTGGTGCTGGCGCTCATCGTGCTGCAAATGCTGGAAAGCGGCTTTAATTTGCTGGGGATCAGCAGCTATCTGACCATGGCGCTCTGGGGCGCGGTGCTGATCCTCTTTATCGCATTACAGAATCGTAAAGCCTGA
- a CDS encoding ABC transporter permease — protein sequence MNNSRFSRLLGQHEFWLGLLVIALAVGLSISTDEFLSIGNLTDVATSYAILGILACGLFVVLISGGIDISFPAMTAIAQYVMASWVIAHGGNFALALVISIAVGLLLGLINGFLVYWLRVPAIIITIATLNVYYGLLVYLTKGTWLYGFPDWFMNGINWFSFTAKDGYQYGLTLPLLCLAAVIIFTAVLMNYTRPGRQIYAMGGNREAASRLGMNLLKLHFYVYGYMGILAGIAAVVQAQITQSVAPNSLLGFELTVLAAVVLGGTSMSGGRGTLTGTLLGVILLAFLQNGLTLLSVSSYWHAVFSGVIILVSISATAWNEKRKLAREL from the coding sequence ATGAATAACTCTCGTTTCTCCCGCCTGCTCGGGCAACATGAATTCTGGCTTGGGCTGCTGGTGATTGCGCTGGCCGTTGGCCTGAGCATCAGTACCGATGAGTTTTTGTCGATCGGTAATCTGACCGACGTCGCCACCAGCTACGCCATTCTGGGCATTCTGGCCTGCGGGCTCTTTGTGGTGCTGATTTCCGGGGGGATTGATATCTCGTTCCCGGCGATGACCGCCATTGCCCAGTACGTGATGGCAAGTTGGGTCATCGCCCACGGCGGTAATTTTGCGCTGGCGCTGGTGATTTCTATTGCCGTGGGGCTGCTGCTCGGGCTTATCAACGGTTTCCTGGTCTACTGGCTGCGGGTCCCGGCGATCATCATTACCATTGCCACCCTCAACGTTTACTACGGCCTGCTGGTTTACCTCACCAAAGGCACGTGGCTGTACGGCTTCCCGGACTGGTTTATGAACGGCATCAACTGGTTCTCTTTCACCGCCAAAGACGGCTATCAGTACGGGCTAACCCTGCCGCTGCTGTGCCTGGCGGCGGTGATTATCTTTACCGCCGTGCTGATGAATTACACCCGACCGGGCCGCCAGATTTATGCCATGGGCGGCAACCGCGAGGCGGCATCGCGCCTGGGGATGAACCTGCTTAAGCTGCATTTCTACGTCTACGGCTACATGGGCATTCTGGCCGGTATTGCCGCCGTGGTGCAGGCGCAGATCACCCAGTCCGTCGCGCCTAACTCCCTGCTGGGCTTTGAGCTTACGGTACTGGCAGCGGTAGTACTCGGCGGGACAAGCATGAGCGGCGGACGTGGGACGCTTACCGGCACGCTGCTCGGGGTTATCCTGCTGGCGTTCTTACAAAATGGCCTGACGCTGCTGAGCGTGTCCTCTTACTGGCACGCCGTGTTCAGCGGCGTGATTATCCTGGTCAGCATCAGCGCCACGGCCTGGAATGAAAAACGCAAACTCGCAAGGGAGCTTTGA
- a CDS encoding sugar ABC transporter ATP-binding protein, with translation MTDTSAFITLENISKQFPGVRALDNVNLTLKKGEVHCLAGQNGCGKSTIIKVISGVYHPEKGAQIALDGKLFHSLTPTLSAHYGIQVIYQDLSLFPNFSVAENIAVHRYQPGGSLWVNRSAMKAQALAAMNRIGVTLDPDKKVEKLSIADRQLVAICRAIAADARLVIMDEPTASLTRQEVNGLLRVVNELKADGICVVFVSHRLDEVMEVADRISVMRDGKLVGTWQASELDSGELAFLMTGQRFHYSPLPEKPPLEKQPMLELRGLSRKGKYHNINLSLRGGEIVSIVGLLGSGRTELCMSLFGMTQPQSGEMLIDGVPVTFRNNHDAIKHGIGYVSEDRLTQGLIMEQSIYDNTIVTVFDRLHTRSGLLDHEKARNLVADLIRELNIKVSDAGLPVKTLSGGNAQRIAIAKWVATNPQILILDSPTVGVDIANKEGIYQIARSLAEQGLAVLMICDEIPEAYYNSHRVLVMRRGELVAEFNPHRCSEQDIAEVVNE, from the coding sequence ATGACCGACACATCCGCATTTATCACTCTTGAGAATATCAGCAAGCAATTCCCGGGCGTGCGGGCGCTGGATAACGTCAATCTGACGCTCAAAAAAGGCGAAGTCCATTGCCTGGCCGGACAAAACGGCTGTGGTAAAAGCACGATTATTAAAGTGATTTCCGGCGTCTATCACCCGGAAAAAGGCGCGCAGATCGCCCTCGACGGCAAACTGTTTCATAGCCTGACGCCCACGCTTTCCGCTCACTACGGCATCCAGGTGATCTACCAGGATCTGTCGCTGTTCCCCAATTTCAGCGTGGCAGAGAATATCGCCGTTCACCGCTACCAGCCGGGCGGCAGCCTGTGGGTTAACCGCAGCGCAATGAAAGCCCAGGCGCTGGCCGCCATGAACCGCATTGGCGTGACGCTCGATCCCGACAAAAAAGTGGAAAAGCTCTCGATAGCTGACCGCCAGCTGGTGGCCATCTGCCGCGCCATCGCCGCCGACGCCCGGCTGGTTATCATGGACGAACCTACCGCTTCCCTGACTCGCCAGGAGGTTAACGGCCTGCTGCGGGTGGTGAATGAACTCAAAGCGGACGGTATCTGCGTGGTGTTTGTCAGCCACCGCCTCGACGAGGTGATGGAGGTCGCCGACCGCATCAGCGTAATGCGCGACGGGAAGCTCGTCGGCACCTGGCAGGCCAGCGAGCTGGACAGCGGCGAGCTTGCCTTCCTGATGACCGGGCAACGCTTCCACTACAGCCCACTGCCGGAAAAACCGCCGCTAGAGAAACAGCCAATGCTGGAACTGCGTGGCCTCAGCCGCAAAGGAAAATACCACAACATCAACCTGTCACTGCGCGGCGGCGAAATTGTCTCCATCGTTGGCCTGCTGGGTTCAGGCCGCACCGAATTATGTATGAGCCTGTTCGGCATGACGCAGCCGCAAAGCGGTGAAATGCTGATCGACGGCGTGCCGGTGACGTTTCGCAATAACCACGATGCGATCAAACACGGCATCGGCTATGTCTCTGAGGATCGCCTGACTCAGGGGCTGATCATGGAGCAGTCGATCTACGACAACACGATTGTCACGGTCTTCGACAGGCTCCATACCCGCAGCGGGCTGCTCGATCATGAAAAAGCCCGTAACCTGGTGGCCGATCTCATTCGTGAGCTGAACATCAAAGTCTCCGATGCCGGGCTGCCGGTAAAAACCCTTTCCGGTGGCAATGCCCAGAGGATCGCCATCGCCAAATGGGTTGCCACAAACCCACAAATATTGATTCTCGACTCGCCAACGGTGGGCGTAGATATCGCGAACAAAGAGGGTATTTACCAGATCGCACGTTCCCTGGCGGAACAAGGGCTGGCCGTACTGATGATTTGCGATGAAATCCCGGAAGCCTATTACAACAGCCATCGTGTGCTGGTAATGCGCCGGGGTGAGCTGGTCGCAGAGTTTAATCCGCATCGCTGTAGCGAACAGGATATTGCTGAGGTGGTCAATGAATAA
- a CDS encoding autoinducer 2 ABC transporter substrate-binding protein encodes MKFKLALLSATLISACMLSGTAAAADKYEIAVVAKVTGIPWFNRMETGVNEAAKKLNVNAYQTGASTPDPAQQVKVIEDLIAKKVNAIIVVPNDAKVLEPVLKKARDQGIVVLTHESPDQQIGQWDIETIDSEKYAQANMDELAKDMGGKGGYAIYVGSLTVPLHNAWADSAIKYQKEKYPDMFEVTSRLPVAESIDKSYSTTLDLMKTYPQMKGVIGFGSLGPIGAGQAVQKKRAKDKLAVVGIAMPGQAAPYLMRGDIKKALLWDPKDAGYALVTVADQLLQGKAVTKDLTIDGLGKADVDMDKKVIRFNKILEVTKDNAQSLGF; translated from the coding sequence ATGAAATTCAAACTCGCATTACTCAGTGCAACCCTGATTTCTGCATGCATGTTGTCCGGTACGGCCGCTGCGGCGGATAAGTATGAAATCGCGGTGGTGGCGAAAGTCACCGGGATCCCATGGTTTAACCGCATGGAAACCGGCGTCAATGAAGCCGCAAAAAAACTCAACGTCAACGCTTACCAGACCGGAGCTTCAACGCCCGATCCGGCTCAGCAAGTGAAGGTGATTGAGGATCTGATCGCCAAGAAAGTGAACGCTATTATCGTGGTGCCTAACGACGCCAAGGTGCTTGAGCCGGTGCTTAAAAAAGCCCGGGATCAGGGCATCGTGGTCCTGACGCATGAATCACCTGACCAACAGATCGGCCAGTGGGATATCGAAACCATCGACAGCGAAAAATATGCTCAGGCTAATATGGATGAGCTGGCGAAGGACATGGGCGGCAAAGGCGGCTACGCCATTTACGTCGGATCGCTGACCGTGCCTCTGCACAACGCCTGGGCGGATTCCGCCATTAAGTACCAGAAAGAAAAATACCCGGATATGTTTGAAGTCACCTCCCGCCTGCCGGTGGCTGAGAGCATCGATAAGTCCTACTCCACGACGCTCGATCTGATGAAAACCTATCCGCAGATGAAAGGCGTGATCGGCTTTGGCTCGCTCGGTCCAATCGGCGCGGGTCAGGCGGTACAGAAGAAGCGTGCGAAGGACAAACTGGCGGTTGTCGGCATTGCCATGCCGGGCCAGGCCGCGCCTTACCTGATGCGCGGCGACATCAAAAAAGCGCTGCTCTGGGATCCTAAAGATGCCGGTTATGCGCTGGTGACCGTTGCCGACCAGCTGCTGCAGGGCAAAGCCGTCACCAAAGACCTGACCATAGACGGTCTGGGCAAGGCCGATGTCGACATGGATAAGAAAGTGATCCGCTTTAACAAGATCCTCGAAGTCACCAAAGATAACGCTCAGTCACTCGGTTTCTAA
- a CDS encoding DoxX family protein — MNTLRYFDFGQSRALILLIARIALILLFIIFGLPKISGFSGTVAYMEHLGTPLPTLAAVIAVFMEVVAAILVIIGFFTRPLAILFVFYTLGTAFIGHHYWSMTGDAVMPNMINFYKNISIAGGFLLLAVAGPGAISVDKR; from the coding sequence ATGAACACACTACGCTATTTCGATTTTGGTCAATCTCGTGCCCTGATCCTGCTTATTGCCCGTATTGCGTTGATTCTGCTGTTCATTATTTTCGGCTTGCCGAAGATCAGCGGCTTCAGCGGCACCGTGGCCTATATGGAGCATCTTGGTACCCCACTGCCAACACTTGCGGCGGTGATTGCGGTCTTTATGGAAGTTGTCGCCGCTATCCTGGTCATCATCGGGTTCTTTACCCGTCCGCTGGCCATTTTGTTTGTGTTTTACACCCTCGGCACGGCGTTTATTGGCCACCACTACTGGAGCATGACCGGCGATGCCGTAATGCCGAACATGATTAACTTCTATAAAAACATCAGTATAGCGGGAGGATTCCTCCTGCTTGCGGTTGCCGGCCCCGGCGCTATTTCCGTCGATAAGCGCTAA
- a CDS encoding ROK family transcriptional regulator: MKTCISNQHIRHYNKCVILEHLYREKRATKSTLARLTQISIPAVSNILGELETEKRVLNIPEGNSLRGRSGGMWLVAPEGDWTLCMNITPTSIECQLANACLSPKGEFECYSIEAPTPRALIAEIEKCWHRYRRAWPGCTINLAIAIHGQVDPVTGVSQTMPQAPWKEPIELKYLLEEKLNIRVMVDNDCVMLALAEKWQNSGNRQDFCVINVDYGIGSSFVINGQIYRGNLYGSGQIGHTIIDRDGIACDCGRYGCLETVASLSALKKQARIWLKTHPEAQHNDPEKLTSRQLVQALHAGDERVARWVEDSANAIGLSLYNFLNILNINQIWFYGRSCEFGENWLNAIKQRIGFSPFDHGDALKNNATQINFGQLTRAQQVMGIGYLYAETALLE, translated from the coding sequence ATGAAGACCTGCATCAGCAACCAGCACATCCGTCACTACAATAAATGCGTCATCCTTGAACACCTCTATCGGGAAAAACGCGCCACCAAATCAACGCTTGCCAGGCTCACGCAAATCTCTATTCCTGCGGTAAGCAATATTCTTGGTGAGCTGGAAACCGAAAAACGGGTGTTGAACATACCGGAAGGTAATTCTCTGCGTGGGCGCAGCGGGGGGATGTGGCTCGTCGCGCCTGAGGGTGACTGGACGCTGTGCATGAACATCACGCCCACCAGCATCGAGTGCCAGTTGGCCAACGCCTGCCTTAGCCCAAAGGGGGAGTTTGAGTGCTATAGCATTGAGGCACCAACGCCCAGGGCGCTGATTGCAGAAATTGAAAAATGCTGGCATCGCTACCGCAGAGCCTGGCCTGGCTGCACAATCAACCTCGCAATAGCGATACATGGGCAGGTCGACCCGGTGACCGGCGTGTCGCAGACCATGCCGCAGGCTCCCTGGAAAGAGCCGATCGAACTTAAGTACCTGCTGGAAGAGAAGCTAAATATCCGGGTCATGGTGGATAACGACTGTGTGATGCTGGCGCTGGCCGAGAAGTGGCAAAATTCAGGAAACAGGCAGGATTTCTGCGTCATTAACGTCGATTACGGCATCGGCTCGTCGTTTGTGATTAACGGGCAAATTTATCGCGGCAATCTCTACGGCAGCGGGCAGATTGGCCACACGATTATCGATCGTGACGGCATTGCCTGCGACTGTGGGCGCTACGGTTGTCTGGAGACGGTTGCTTCATTAAGCGCGCTGAAAAAACAGGCTCGCATCTGGCTCAAAACGCATCCCGAAGCGCAGCATAACGATCCAGAAAAGCTAACCTCCCGGCAGCTTGTGCAGGCGCTGCATGCGGGTGATGAAAGAGTGGCTCGCTGGGTGGAGGATTCTGCCAATGCGATTGGGCTAAGCCTGTACAACTTCCTCAATATTCTCAACATCAACCAAATCTGGTTCTACGGTCGCAGCTGCGAGTTTGGCGAAAACTGGCTGAACGCGATAAAACAGCGCATCGGTTTTTCTCCCTTCGACCACGGCGACGCGTTGAAAAACAACGCCACGCAAATAAACTTCGGCCAGCTAACACGTGCCCAACAGGTGATGGGGATTGGTTATTTATATGCCGAGACGGCGCTGTTGGAATAA